A stretch of Treponema vincentii F0403 DNA encodes these proteins:
- the rpsB gene encoding 30S ribosomal protein S2: MAVVTMKNLLESGVHFGHQVKRWDPRMKKYIFAERNGIHIIDLQKTITAIREAYDAVRKTTAAGKSVLFVGTKKQVQQTIAKEAERCGMFYVNNRWLGGMLTNFSTIKKSLARLKKIEKMENDGTFDSLTKKEVAVPQKEKAKLEKNLGGIKEMKELPGIIFIIDTRKETIAISEARRMGIPIVAVVDTNCNPEGIDYPIPGNDDAIRSISLFTQIIANAVIEADNESGLKIIENLQDGDEGFNDSGIDPYQDREDEEITDYSNYTPSEKNEAEEEADDSSSSLIDEDTLYGDR; the protein is encoded by the coding sequence ATGGCAGTAGTAACCATGAAAAACCTGCTCGAATCCGGCGTCCACTTCGGACATCAGGTAAAACGCTGGGATCCGCGGATGAAGAAATACATTTTTGCGGAACGGAACGGTATCCACATTATCGATTTGCAGAAAACCATCACTGCAATCCGCGAGGCTTATGACGCGGTGCGTAAGACAACCGCAGCAGGGAAATCAGTCTTATTTGTCGGAACTAAAAAACAAGTACAGCAAACCATTGCAAAAGAAGCTGAACGTTGCGGTATGTTTTATGTAAATAACCGCTGGCTCGGCGGTATGTTGACAAACTTTTCTACCATTAAGAAAAGCCTTGCCCGCCTCAAGAAAATCGAAAAAATGGAAAACGACGGCACCTTTGACAGCCTTACCAAAAAGGAAGTCGCAGTGCCGCAGAAAGAAAAAGCAAAACTCGAAAAGAATCTCGGCGGTATTAAAGAGATGAAAGAACTGCCGGGCATTATCTTTATCATCGATACACGCAAAGAGACTATCGCTATCAGCGAAGCCCGCCGTATGGGTATCCCGATCGTTGCGGTTGTCGACACAAACTGTAACCCTGAAGGTATCGACTATCCGATTCCCGGTAACGACGACGCCATCCGCTCGATTTCTTTGTTCACGCAAATTATTGCAAATGCCGTTATCGAAGCGGATAACGAAAGCGGCCTCAAGATTATCGAAAATCTTCAGGACGGAGACGAAGGCTTCAACGATTCCGGCATCGATCCGTACCAAGACCGCGAAGATGAAGAAATTACCGATTATTCAAATTATACCCCTTCGGAAAAGAACGAAGCCGAAGAAGAAGCGGATGACAGCAGCAGTTCTTTAATCGACGAAGACACGCTGTACGGGGATCGCTAA
- the rseP gene encoding RIP metalloprotease RseP, which translates to MMIKFLIGLPVLGIVVFIHELGHFIVAKLCGVSVESFSIGWGPVLLRKKIGATEYRLSAIPLGGYCGMKGEHAFREAYEKKLSSVPKEEGSLFAAHPFKRILIAFAGPFANLLLAAAALAMISGLGRTYYTTDNRIVPVYCLDPSDQSPARAAGLQIGDRILKINDENTTNFADIQQIIALHPEETLTMLIERGNEQLGTTIRPDLNKKTGAGQVGVYRYVPLQIDSVRKDSAADLAGIKAGDRITGVDGTALDNQLSLIYFFRDYTQKTALFELIRGGERIELPVNLVRTENGSVDLGLNWKYITVTEEGTGFLDSLRQGIVQTGKLTAVTLKSLGLLFKGVSMTEAVAGPVRISSMIGILASDGFSENARAGFVNIAEIVAVICVSLFLMNLLPIPILDGGLIFTAFIECIVRRQIPPRILYYMQFVGVAFIAVLFVFALWADILYIMK; encoded by the coding sequence ATGATGATAAAATTTTTAATCGGATTGCCGGTACTCGGCATCGTTGTATTTATTCATGAGCTGGGGCACTTCATCGTTGCTAAACTCTGCGGCGTATCGGTGGAAAGCTTTTCCATCGGCTGGGGGCCGGTGCTGTTGCGTAAAAAAATAGGAGCAACCGAGTACCGGTTATCGGCAATCCCGCTCGGCGGGTACTGCGGCATGAAGGGGGAACACGCATTTAGAGAGGCGTACGAAAAAAAACTTTCGAGTGTTCCCAAAGAAGAGGGGAGCCTTTTTGCCGCCCATCCTTTTAAACGGATTCTGATAGCGTTTGCGGGGCCCTTTGCAAACCTCTTGCTTGCCGCGGCGGCTCTTGCCATGATAAGCGGGCTCGGCAGAACATATTACACCACCGACAACCGCATTGTGCCGGTATACTGCCTCGACCCGAGCGACCAATCGCCCGCGCGGGCAGCCGGTTTACAGATAGGCGACCGTATCCTCAAAATAAACGATGAAAATACGACGAACTTTGCCGACATTCAGCAGATTATCGCGCTTCATCCCGAAGAAACGCTTACGATGCTGATTGAACGCGGAAACGAGCAGCTCGGCACAACGATACGCCCCGACTTGAATAAGAAAACCGGTGCGGGGCAGGTAGGTGTTTACCGTTATGTGCCGCTCCAAATCGATTCGGTGCGGAAAGACTCCGCCGCAGACTTGGCGGGAATTAAAGCGGGCGACCGTATTACCGGAGTTGACGGCACGGCGCTTGATAATCAGCTGTCGCTGATATATTTTTTCCGCGACTATACGCAGAAAACCGCACTCTTCGAACTTATCCGCGGCGGAGAGCGGATTGAGCTGCCGGTGAATCTTGTCCGTACGGAAAACGGGAGCGTCGACCTCGGTTTAAACTGGAAATATATCACCGTAACCGAGGAAGGAACCGGCTTTCTTGACAGTTTGCGGCAAGGTATAGTACAGACAGGGAAATTGACGGCCGTTACATTGAAAAGCCTCGGTCTGTTGTTTAAAGGCGTAAGCATGACCGAAGCGGTTGCGGGGCCGGTACGGATCAGTTCGATGATCGGAATCCTCGCTTCGGACGGCTTTAGTGAAAACGCGCGGGCAGGTTTTGTAAATATCGCTGAAATTGTCGCCGTGATATGCGTGTCCCTCTTTTTGATGAACCTTTTGCCCATTCCCATTCTGGACGGAGGATTGATCTTTACGGCTTTTATCGAATGCATCGTCCGCCGGCAAATACCGCCGCGTATTTTATACTATATGCAGTTTGTCGGTGTTGCCTTTATCGCCGTACTTTTTGTCTTTGCGCTTTGGGCGGATATCTTATATATTATGAAATGA
- a CDS encoding Maf family protein: MEPIILASKSPQRQDILKRLNIPFISIPSDAEEAVAPDLSPEKAVEQIALRKAEAVLRSPLKINTPWIIAADTLIFSHGTPMGKPSGIDEARLMLQSYSNAAHKVITAICCYDEKLQHISTRISSSQVFFKALSDAEIDWYLSTGEWQGAAGSYRIQGTAACFITKIEGSYSGIVGLPIYELYDILTEHGYSFT, translated from the coding sequence ATGGAACCAATTATCCTTGCATCTAAATCTCCTCAGCGGCAGGACATTCTTAAACGGCTGAATATACCGTTCATCAGTATCCCCTCGGATGCCGAAGAGGCTGTCGCCCCCGATCTTTCTCCTGAAAAAGCGGTAGAGCAGATTGCCCTGCGGAAGGCGGAGGCGGTACTCCGTTCCCCGCTCAAGATCAATACACCGTGGATTATCGCGGCCGATACGCTCATTTTTTCGCACGGTACGCCGATGGGAAAGCCGTCCGGTATTGATGAAGCCCGGCTGATGCTGCAATCCTATTCAAATGCCGCGCATAAGGTCATAACGGCGATTTGTTGTTACGACGAAAAATTGCAGCATATTTCCACCCGGATCAGCAGTTCGCAGGTGTTTTTTAAAGCATTGTCGGATGCCGAAATCGATTGGTATCTGAGTACCGGCGAATGGCAGGGCGCAGCCGGATCCTACCGCATACAGGGGACGGCGGCTTGTTTTATTACAAAAATAGAAGGTTCATACAGCGGAATTGTAGGCTTGCCTATTTATGAGTTATATGATATTTTAACGGAGCACGGCTATAGCTTTACGTAA
- a CDS encoding TetR/AcrR family transcriptional regulator, translated as MKEPKKKSTTYTEILKNAKKEFLQNGFEKASMRSIAAMTGITAGALYKHFPSKAAIFEALVQPLIAQTLSIGTDFSETVVELFKTENGAAIKEVIRTSIWNLYNLVYSRFDEFKLLFNRATGTKYENIRHEFVMADVTACKKVIDDFKKHGINIRPLSDDQLHLIYSTALTPFFEIITHEYPYEKAQGFIDILTDVMYFCWNKIMQPEI; from the coding sequence ATGAAAGAACCGAAAAAAAAGAGCACAACCTATACGGAAATCCTCAAAAATGCAAAAAAGGAATTTTTGCAAAATGGTTTTGAAAAAGCGTCGATGCGCTCCATCGCAGCAATGACGGGAATAACGGCCGGCGCCTTGTACAAACACTTTCCGTCAAAGGCTGCAATTTTTGAAGCGCTCGTGCAGCCGCTTATTGCACAAACGTTAAGTATCGGCACCGATTTTTCCGAAACCGTAGTCGAGCTATTCAAAACAGAAAATGGGGCCGCGATAAAAGAAGTTATACGCACATCGATATGGAATTTGTATAATCTTGTTTATAGCCGCTTTGATGAATTTAAACTGCTGTTTAACCGTGCGACAGGAACAAAATACGAAAATATCCGCCATGAATTTGTAATGGCGGATGTTACAGCATGCAAAAAAGTTATTGATGATTTTAAAAAACATGGAATCAATATCCGGCCTTTAAGCGATGATCAGCTTCATTTGATTTACAGTACTGCCTTAACACCATTTTTTGAAATTATCACCCATGAGTATCCTTACGAAAAAGCTCAAGGATTTATCGATATATTAACTGATGTCATGTATTTCTGCTGGAATAAAATTATGCAGCCGGAAATATGA
- the tsf gene encoding translation elongation factor Ts, with protein MEIKASDVKALREKTGAGMMECKKALQECNGDAKEAEKFLKEKGLAAVEKRASRTTSEGIIVIKAADSKAVMAELTCETDFVAKNADFIAVGDKIVETALAKGYTDVQKELSDMVLDLATRVRENMGLRRLTAVQAGSDEYIAHYVHSDKKTGVIVVLKSDKPAVLIDKTFQDFAYDCCLHAAAFTPLYVRKEDVDSSYIDEQLEVFRGQVAELQKPDNVKEGIVKGKLNKHLAEICFLEQAFVKDDKVSVAAKMKEVGKQLGANISLSKLVLWQLGQ; from the coding sequence ATGGAAATAAAAGCATCTGACGTAAAGGCGCTCCGCGAAAAAACCGGCGCCGGTATGATGGAATGTAAAAAAGCCCTGCAGGAATGCAACGGCGATGCAAAAGAAGCGGAAAAATTCTTAAAAGAAAAAGGCCTTGCGGCTGTTGAAAAGCGGGCAAGCCGCACAACCAGCGAAGGTATTATCGTTATTAAAGCCGCCGATTCCAAAGCGGTAATGGCGGAATTAACCTGCGAGACCGACTTCGTCGCAAAAAATGCCGATTTTATCGCCGTGGGTGATAAAATCGTAGAAACAGCACTTGCAAAAGGCTACACCGATGTCCAAAAAGAATTGAGCGATATGGTGCTCGACCTTGCGACACGCGTCCGCGAGAATATGGGCTTACGGCGTTTAACTGCCGTACAAGCGGGAAGCGACGAATACATCGCGCATTATGTTCACTCCGATAAAAAGACCGGCGTTATCGTCGTGTTAAAATCCGATAAGCCTGCGGTATTGATCGATAAGACGTTCCAAGATTTTGCGTATGACTGCTGTCTCCATGCTGCGGCGTTCACTCCGCTCTATGTACGGAAGGAAGATGTCGATTCTTCATATATCGACGAGCAGCTTGAAGTATTCCGCGGACAGGTTGCCGAATTGCAGAAGCCCGATAACGTAAAAGAAGGCATCGTAAAAGGTAAACTGAATAAGCACTTAGCTGAAATCTGCTTTCTTGAACAAGCCTTTGTTAAGGACGATAAGGTATCTGTGGCGGCCAAAATGAAAGAAGTAGGAAAACAGCTCGGTGCAAATATCAGCCTTTCAAAACTTGTACTGTGGCAGCTTGGCCAATAG
- a CDS encoding phosphatidate cytidylyltransferase produces MKKIIERIIVFVVGLPLILSSVYFLPYHHFLVLHLEIFIATAFAIIEIRAMFSRKIAVYSTPIVLFAGLIIPVSAYLFMLGLFSRIGMILIGIGALYFIFFVETFYSFSKPFEKSIQRVCSAVFIIFYPGLLIVFLSAMTRWPSASHIIAIFLLMVFSCDSLAWLFGVLFGKGNRGFVPASPNKSIAGFIGGLIAATAAGFLAFKLFPAAFGKSLNGSLVTGFCTGVAAIIGDLIESIFKRSAEVKDSGALILGRGGILDSIDSILLAAPVFYLCYRFFIGI; encoded by the coding sequence ATGAAAAAGATTATTGAACGGATAATAGTGTTTGTTGTCGGCTTGCCTCTCATACTTAGTTCAGTATATTTTTTGCCATATCATCATTTTTTGGTACTGCACCTTGAAATATTTATTGCTACGGCTTTTGCAATCATAGAAATCCGCGCTATGTTTTCCAGAAAAATTGCAGTTTACTCTACACCGATTGTTTTATTTGCAGGTTTGATTATCCCCGTTTCCGCATATCTTTTTATGCTCGGACTTTTTTCCCGTATCGGGATGATATTGATCGGTATCGGGGCATTATATTTTATATTTTTTGTTGAAACGTTTTATTCATTTTCAAAACCGTTTGAAAAAAGTATTCAGCGTGTTTGTTCAGCCGTATTTATTATTTTTTATCCGGGACTTTTGATTGTATTTCTTTCCGCTATGACGCGCTGGCCGTCCGCTTCGCATATTATTGCAATATTTTTACTGATGGTTTTTTCATGTGATTCCCTTGCATGGCTTTTCGGGGTACTGTTCGGAAAAGGAAACCGCGGATTTGTGCCTGCCAGTCCCAATAAAAGTATCGCGGGTTTTATCGGCGGACTCATCGCTGCAACTGCGGCAGGGTTTCTTGCTTTTAAATTATTCCCCGCCGCGTTTGGAAAAAGCTTAAACGGATCGTTGGTAACCGGTTTTTGTACCGGAGTAGCTGCCATCATCGGGGATCTTATCGAATCTATTTTTAAGCGCTCCGCCGAGGTAAAAGATTCCGGGGCGCTCATACTCGGACGCGGCGGAATCCTCGACAGCATCGACTCTATTCTGCTTGCCGCTCCGGTATTCTACCTTTGCTACCGGTTTTTCATCGGGATATAG
- the uppS gene encoding polyprenyl diphosphate synthase, translated as MQHIAVIMDGNGRWAEQRGLARTKGHQEGLEAAKRIVKAVSDLHIPYITLYVFSTENWKRTEEEVGFLMGLIQKHLRAELAFYAANNIKVKHIGDAAALPRAIQTEIADIMEKTEHYTGTTVQLAINYGGKDEIIRAVKKLSGQQLETLTEDAFEKLLDTAGVPPVDLVIRTGGEKRLSNFLLWQTAYAEFYSTDVLWPDFAPAHLMEALDAYGKRTRRFGRII; from the coding sequence ATGCAGCATATTGCCGTCATTATGGACGGCAACGGGCGATGGGCCGAGCAGCGGGGATTAGCTCGTACAAAAGGACATCAAGAAGGACTGGAAGCGGCAAAACGGATTGTTAAGGCCGTTTCCGATTTGCATATACCTTATATCACTTTGTATGTGTTTTCAACTGAAAACTGGAAACGGACGGAGGAAGAGGTCGGCTTTTTGATGGGCTTAATCCAAAAGCATCTCCGCGCCGAGCTCGCCTTTTATGCTGCAAACAATATTAAAGTTAAGCATATCGGCGACGCTGCTGCGCTGCCGCGTGCAATCCAGACGGAAATTGCCGATATAATGGAAAAAACGGAACATTATACCGGTACAACCGTGCAGCTTGCCATCAACTACGGCGGAAAGGATGAAATTATCCGCGCAGTAAAAAAACTTTCCGGACAACAGCTTGAAACGTTGACGGAAGATGCATTTGAGAAGCTGCTCGATACGGCAGGAGTTCCTCCCGTCGATCTGGTTATCCGTACCGGCGGAGAAAAACGGTTGAGCAATTTCTTATTATGGCAAACCGCGTATGCCGAATTTTACAGTACCGATGTTTTGTGGCCGGATTTTGCTCCCGCTCATTTGATGGAAGCGTTGGATGCTTACGGCAAACGCACAAGACGCTTCGGAAGGATTATATGA
- the frr gene encoding ribosome recycling factor, which yields MSDIHSVYEEKMKKSIAALKDEFNALRTGRASTSLFDKIRVDSYGQPTPLNQVATISIPEARLVVIQPWDKSLLGEIEKAILKSELSLNPANDGKLIRIAIPPLTEERRKELAKQAKNFAEQCRVAIRNIRRDGIDEAKKQQKDGLLSEDALKTAEEKFQKATDAHINDINKLLAEKEKEIMEG from the coding sequence ATGAGCGATATTCATAGTGTCTATGAAGAAAAAATGAAGAAGTCGATAGCGGCATTAAAGGATGAGTTTAACGCTCTGCGGACAGGCCGTGCGTCTACTTCTTTGTTTGATAAAATACGGGTTGACAGCTATGGGCAGCCGACGCCGCTCAATCAAGTGGCGACTATTTCTATCCCCGAAGCTCGCTTGGTTGTTATTCAGCCGTGGGATAAATCGCTGTTGGGAGAAATCGAAAAAGCCATCCTTAAATCGGAGCTTTCGTTAAACCCTGCCAACGACGGGAAGCTTATCCGTATTGCAATTCCTCCGCTTACCGAGGAACGCCGGAAAGAGCTTGCAAAGCAAGCGAAAAACTTTGCCGAGCAGTGCCGCGTTGCAATCCGCAATATCCGGCGGGACGGAATCGACGAAGCGAAAAAACAGCAGAAGGATGGGCTTTTAAGCGAGGATGCCTTAAAGACAGCTGAAGAAAAGTTCCAAAAAGCAACGGACGCTCATATTAACGATATTAATAAGCTCCTTGCAGAAAAAGAAAAAGAGATTATGGAAGGTTAA
- a CDS encoding efflux RND transporter permease subunit produces the protein MKLEGMHLFFKKIAKFQLKYRWLCLVLLATVTVAGLIGVKSFKVGSADEDEFLTVKESTKKNDARFKELFGSNDSIVLLFESDDVFKPEVLQAIKDIGTELLEKVPYSDSITSITDTDITVGTDEGIEITNPFRDGIPSDPAALKAAKDFILSRKSIVNKLVTQDATETWLVLSLKATPPEEVWSKTSAQAPMYVIGEAAIDIVTDPKYHSAAYTIKPAGLPYTETEEKVVMGQETTKSVGLSFLCMIILLIVFTRSLRGTIVPLFATFFGITTVLGIMGFLHISGKSEMMSVPIVLAMALSVGYSIHLVNSFKTSFYELGKRKEAVIASIENTGWPLFFTVVTTVVSVLSFLTTDLKPMRWMGAASAAMVFAVYIYVSVLIPILMSFGKDIEAGKDSANAHTKRAVRAQKLDKWFERFGHSVIKRRKAIMVAFTLITAACIPALFKIDVNMDNFKFMGLRIPYIKRLYEITQSQLGSYFSYNIMLTFDEDDAVKNPDVLKKLDKLSTLIGTFRLTKMNNGVPKIFSILDIVKEMNQTMHSDDPAFYTIPDDEDLLAQLLFLYEISGGQTSRWVDEEFRTLRMSIDVASYDANELAGNLKTIEQTCAELFPQADCHLIGAAVQFAELNNKIVFGELYSFLTSLVAIAILMMLVFGSVKMGLIGLIPNIFPVIVIGAIMGYLGISLDLMTMAIMPMILGIAVDDTIHFTNHTKYLFDKEKSYDRVIFETFYSIGKTLAMTTIILSATFLVYLTCKIDAILRLGVLAAVGLLSALAADYLMTPVLIYISKPFGKEETNG, from the coding sequence ATGAAACTTGAAGGAATGCATCTATTCTTTAAAAAGATTGCAAAGTTTCAATTAAAATACCGCTGGCTCTGTTTGGTTCTGCTTGCGACTGTAACGGTTGCGGGGCTTATAGGCGTAAAAAGTTTTAAGGTCGGCTCGGCTGATGAAGACGAGTTTTTAACCGTAAAAGAAAGCACAAAAAAGAATGATGCGCGGTTTAAGGAATTGTTCGGCAGTAACGATTCGATCGTGCTGCTCTTTGAATCAGACGACGTATTTAAGCCGGAGGTGCTCCAAGCGATTAAAGATATCGGCACCGAACTTTTGGAAAAAGTACCATATTCGGATTCCATCACTTCGATTACCGATACGGATATTACCGTCGGTACGGACGAAGGTATAGAAATCACCAATCCGTTTCGGGACGGTATTCCTTCCGATCCTGCCGCATTAAAAGCTGCCAAAGACTTTATCCTTTCGCGTAAGTCGATTGTGAATAAGCTCGTAACACAGGATGCGACGGAAACATGGCTGGTACTGTCGCTCAAGGCGACACCGCCTGAAGAAGTCTGGAGTAAAACTTCGGCACAGGCTCCAATGTACGTTATCGGAGAAGCGGCAATCGACATTGTTACCGACCCTAAATATCACAGCGCTGCGTATACGATAAAACCTGCGGGACTTCCCTATACCGAAACGGAAGAAAAAGTTGTGATGGGACAGGAGACCACCAAAAGCGTCGGCTTGAGTTTTCTCTGTATGATTATTCTGCTCATTGTATTTACCCGGTCGCTCCGCGGAACGATTGTGCCATTGTTCGCGACTTTCTTCGGTATTACCACGGTGCTCGGCATTATGGGCTTTTTGCATATTTCGGGAAAGTCGGAAATGATGTCGGTTCCGATTGTGCTTGCGATGGCGCTTTCGGTCGGTTACTCAATTCACCTCGTCAATTCATTTAAAACAAGCTTTTATGAACTCGGCAAACGGAAAGAGGCTGTTATCGCTTCGATTGAAAATACCGGTTGGCCGCTCTTTTTTACCGTCGTTACCACCGTTGTTTCGGTGCTGTCGTTTTTAACGACTGACCTTAAGCCGATGCGCTGGATGGGAGCCGCAAGCGCCGCGATGGTATTCGCTGTGTATATCTACGTCAGTGTTCTCATTCCGATTTTGATGAGTTTCGGCAAAGATATTGAAGCCGGTAAAGATTCGGCAAATGCTCATACAAAAAGAGCTGTACGTGCGCAAAAATTGGATAAATGGTTTGAACGGTTCGGACATTCCGTTATCAAAAGACGCAAAGCGATCATGGTTGCATTTACGCTCATCACTGCGGCTTGTATTCCAGCGTTGTTCAAAATCGATGTCAACATGGATAACTTTAAATTCATGGGTTTGCGCATTCCGTATATTAAACGTCTTTATGAAATTACGCAGTCGCAGCTTGGTTCCTATTTTAGTTACAATATTATGCTCACCTTTGATGAAGATGATGCGGTTAAGAATCCTGATGTGCTTAAAAAACTCGATAAACTGAGTACACTCATCGGGACGTTCAGATTAACAAAAATGAATAACGGAGTGCCAAAGATATTCTCGATTTTGGATATTGTCAAAGAGATGAATCAAACGATGCACTCCGATGATCCTGCGTTTTACACGATTCCCGATGATGAAGATTTGCTCGCGCAGCTGCTGTTCTTGTACGAAATTTCAGGAGGTCAAACTTCACGTTGGGTTGATGAAGAATTCCGTACACTCCGTATGTCGATTGATGTTGCCTCGTATGATGCAAACGAGCTTGCGGGAAATCTGAAAACTATCGAGCAAACATGCGCGGAACTGTTTCCTCAAGCGGATTGCCATTTAATCGGAGCTGCCGTGCAATTTGCAGAATTGAACAATAAAATCGTATTCGGCGAATTGTATTCTTTTTTAACTTCGCTCGTTGCGATTGCAATTTTAATGATGCTTGTATTCGGCAGCGTTAAGATGGGACTGATCGGGCTTATCCCCAACATCTTCCCCGTCATTGTCATCGGTGCAATTATGGGTTATCTCGGTATTTCGCTGGATCTTATGACGATGGCAATTATGCCGATGATTCTCGGTATTGCGGTTGATGATACCATTCACTTTACCAACCACACCAAATATCTTTTTGACAAAGAGAAATCTTATGACCGTGTAATTTTCGAGACGTTTTATTCCATCGGAAAGACACTTGCGATGACAACGATTATTTTGTCTGCAACATTTTTAGTGTATCTTACGTGTAAGATTGATGCGATTCTACGTCTCGGTGTATTGGCTGCGGTCGGCCTTCTGTCTGCGCTCGCCGCCGACTATTTGATGACGCCGGTATTGATCTACATCAGCAAACCATTTGGAAAAGAGGAAACTAATGGGTAG
- a CDS encoding CpXC domain-containing protein, producing the protein MQKITCKCDCSFDVEYEKTIDLDVQTAVKEKIKNGSFLSFVCPSCGSKVNIELETEFVWKSKKTTLLFVPEKKRMECLAFCAGAVRIDAENNKKIKTEFLKKGQTPVIGYPELADRIAVLDADLDPEIVEAVKFFLLDNGKNIKGKHIQILFEKLEGDTIEFHLHGLREKEVAVMRVPLSLYRSVETDHKKGKQKEVFKALWLGPYLSYKNIHAEGDDNEPAV; encoded by the coding sequence ATGCAAAAAATTACCTGTAAATGTGACTGTTCATTTGATGTGGAATATGAAAAGACAATCGATTTGGATGTTCAGACGGCTGTAAAAGAAAAGATAAAAAACGGTTCTTTTTTGTCTTTCGTATGTCCGTCCTGCGGTTCAAAAGTCAATATCGAACTTGAAACGGAATTTGTGTGGAAGTCTAAAAAAACGACGCTGCTGTTTGTCCCGGAAAAGAAACGCATGGAATGTCTCGCTTTTTGTGCGGGGGCTGTCAGAATTGATGCGGAAAACAATAAAAAGATAAAGACCGAATTTCTCAAGAAAGGACAAACGCCGGTAATAGGCTATCCCGAACTTGCCGACCGGATTGCCGTACTCGATGCCGATTTAGATCCTGAAATCGTCGAGGCGGTAAAGTTTTTTTTGCTGGATAACGGGAAAAACATCAAGGGAAAGCATATTCAAATTCTGTTTGAAAAACTCGAGGGTGATACAATCGAATTCCATCTGCATGGACTGCGGGAAAAAGAAGTCGCGGTGATGCGCGTTCCGTTAAGCCTTTACCGCTCGGTAGAAACAGATCATAAAAAGGGTAAACAGAAAGAAGTGTTTAAGGCCTTATGGCTCGGCCCCTATCTTTCCTATAAGAATATCCATGCCGAAGGAGACGACAATGAGCCGGCCGTTTAA
- the dxr gene encoding 1-deoxy-D-xylulose-5-phosphate reductoisomerase: MKKIIVLGASGTIGQNTIDIIRRFSDRFELAGVSVHTKSGVLDALRAEFHFQNFAVTDSAAAAHYDIKHRSLERFLTETPADIVVNGIAGAAGLQASLVAVRTHRTLALANKESIVMAGDFLQKEAEKYRSVIIPVDSEHSAIYSLIRAYGRDAVERLIITASGGPFRTWTRERIQGATLQDALKHPTWTMGAKITIDSASLANKALEVIEAVQLFDVPTDRITVAVHPSSIVHSMVQLKGGEVYAQLSPPDMRNPIFTALSYPEEPPPYLAPLDFSKPLDLHFEPPRLEDFPMLSLGFTAARKKAGYPIAFNAANEQAVAAFLRGKIRFVHLAEITGMVMQEDWSSVPKDVADVMQIDKAARRRADVIIEHLM; encoded by the coding sequence ATGAAAAAGATAATCGTGCTTGGTGCAAGCGGAACAATCGGACAAAATACCATTGATATTATACGCCGGTTTTCCGACCGTTTTGAACTTGCCGGTGTTTCCGTGCACACAAAGAGCGGGGTATTGGATGCCTTACGCGCCGAATTTCATTTTCAGAATTTTGCAGTAACGGATTCCGCCGCTGCTGCACATTACGATATAAAGCACCGCAGCCTTGAACGGTTTTTAACCGAAACACCTGCGGATATTGTCGTTAACGGTATCGCGGGCGCGGCGGGACTGCAGGCATCACTTGTTGCCGTTCGGACACACCGGACGCTCGCCCTCGCAAACAAAGAAAGCATTGTAATGGCGGGTGATTTCCTACAAAAAGAAGCGGAAAAATATCGGTCTGTCATTATTCCTGTGGATTCCGAGCATTCGGCTATTTACAGTTTAATACGGGCGTATGGACGGGATGCCGTCGAGCGTCTTATCATCACCGCGTCAGGAGGCCCGTTCCGGACGTGGACGAGGGAGCGTATTCAAGGGGCGACGCTGCAGGATGCGCTTAAACACCCGACATGGACGATGGGGGCTAAAATCACTATCGATTCCGCCTCGCTTGCCAATAAGGCTTTGGAAGTGATCGAAGCGGTACAGCTTTTCGATGTACCCACCGACCGCATTACCGTTGCGGTGCATCCGTCGAGTATTGTGCATTCGATGGTACAGCTGAAAGGCGGCGAAGTGTATGCTCAGCTTTCTCCGCCCGATATGCGTAATCCTATTTTTACTGCGTTGAGCTATCCTGAAGAACCGCCTCCTTATCTCGCGCCGCTCGATTTTAGTAAACCCTTAGACCTGCACTTTGAGCCGCCCCGGTTGGAGGATTTTCCGATGCTCTCGCTCGGCTTTACCGCCGCCCGTAAAAAGGCCGGCTATCCGATAGCGTTCAACGCGGCAAATGAACAGGCGGTCGCTGCGTTTTTGCGCGGCAAAATCCGGTTTGTACACCTAGCGGAGATTACCGGCATGGTGATGCAGGAAGATTGGAGCTCCGTGCCGAAAGACGTCGCGGACGTGATGCAAATCGACAAAGCCGCCCGCCGCCGCGCAGATGTCATAATTGAGCATTTAATGTAA